The Proteus sp. ZN5 genome includes the window TTAATGCTAAATGCAGTGCATTGGTTGTCGGAATATCGCCAGATAAATAAAATGAGAGTTTATGAAGGTTAATTTCAGACCAATTAATCATTTCACTGCATTTAAATTTCAGTCGAATAGTTGAACGGCCATCTGGCTCAGTCGTTAAGTTTACAGCGACAATTTTTATTGGATTAAGCGTTAAATCTTGAGTTGTTCGATAATGACAAATCGTTCTTTTAGGGCCAATAGGGCGAGAAAGTACCTCAAATTGAGCAGGAACCTTATCTGCTATTTTCATTTTTTGAATATCTGGGGCCAATTCAATAATTGATAGTGAAGGAATTGTTTGTAGATAGTGAGGCCATAATAAGCTGACAAGACCTTCTGTTAATTCAGGCAAATCATCATCAATTTTTTGTCTTAATTGCCCCATTGAGAAAGCAAAGCCTTCAAATAAGCGCTCAACAAAAGGATCGGGTGTACCTGCTTTATCTAAATCGAGCATTGCAGCTCTATCGGGATGTGCTTGTGCAAACTCTTTGGCAGCTTCTCTAAGATAGCGCATTTCTGCATCAAAATAGCGAAGGGTTAAATCGTCCATTAATTTGATACCTTGATTTGTCGAGTAAAAGATTAGGAATATAAAATCGCAGAGCGAACGGGATCGATAACAGTTAGTTCACTGAGTAGTAGCTCCATTTGTTGTTCTATGTGGGACTTATCTGAGGTGTTACGTTGGATTTTTGCTCGGTAAAGATGAAGTTGTCGTGCTTTCACTTCAAAAATATAGTTAGGCTCCCATTGTGTTAATGACATCGAAAGCGCTTTTTTATCAAGTTCTCGTAATAAGTTTAATGCCAGATCGTGACGAGCAAATTGTTCTGCTACTCGCGCCATAACGAGGTTTAATAACCATTTTTGCCTTGAAGTGCTGATATCAGGACGGTGTTGTAGCCATCTTAATGCAACCTCTATACCTTCATTATCCGCTTGAGTGATAGCTTCAGTTTCTAATGCCAGTATCGGTTCATCTTCAGATTGATGAGAGTAACTATTTGATAACCCTTGCATGGCATCAAAATTTTCTTCCATAACATGTTGTTTGATCCAACTTAATGTTACTTCGTCGGCAAAGGGCGTACCGTCTTCCCATGATAATTTTTCTAAATCAGGAAGGCGGATAAGAAACTGTTTTAAATCGTTTTTTATAATGTCAGACCATGCATTCCAAGGAGCAGGTGATTTACTGAGTGCTTGATAGAGATACCATTGCACATCTAACCAAAAATGATTAACACCTTCTGCAAAAAGCTTATCAGCTTGTTCTGCAAGTTCACCCCAACTTTGTTGTAAATAGAGACGTTTAAGTTGTGCTCTTGCATCAGTTCTTGGGGGAGAAAGGCGAGTGCAACCTTGCTGATCTTGTGGGGGAAGTTGATGAAGCGTGTCCCATCTCACTACTTTCATTAGTCTATGTCCTGCTAACCAGCCGCTAGGTTGATTGCGTAAGTAGTTAGCAAGCATTTTAGATTGATCTAATAATTCACGACCTGATTGTATTGTTTCTATTGGCGTGCTTTGTGATAAAGAAGAAGGCGTTGAAGATGGGCTATAAGTAGATTCATTTCTGCTGATATTTTGTGGTACTAATGAACTTGTGCCACCCGATTGAGCAAGGCGTTTTTCGAGTGCTTGATGTAATCCTGCAAGCTGTGGTCTTTCCGCTTCACTCCATGTTTCAAGCTCCGTTTCAATGGTGGCTAATAAGGCGATAATACGTGAAAACTCATGACGATCGACTTCAGGATAAAGAGATAAGCTATCTAAAACGCGTTGTCCTGATAACCACTCTAAAGCAGATTTTCTACTCGTGGCTCGGCTAGGTAATAGCGTGTCGTGATAGCGAATAAGCAACCCACTTAAAAGCCCTAAAGAATCGGCAAGTCCGTGTTCACCTTCTTTGTGCAAGCGTGCCCAAATATAATAAGTGACAACGCGTACATCTTTGCAGGAATTGAGCAGTAAGTTTTCAGCAAGTAAACAAATTAGCTCAGTATCTGCGCCAGAGAGTTTATTGACTTCTTCTTTCATTCGTTCAAAGTCATCTTCATAACTGGGATCATCACCCACAGGTTGGTTAGGTGTAATGGGTAATAGCCAACGATCCCATAAACTGATTTGTTGTTGAGCAAGTTGTTGCACTTTGTTTTTATCATCAGCAAAGCATGATGAAATTAAGGTATCCAATAAGGACATAGTGAGCGTATTTCCTTTTGAGATAATAGAGAATGTGATTTTTATTTAATCTAAAAAAATCTTTTCTGGTAAAACAAAATTGCGTAGTTGCAAGAGTGCGATTGGACCCTCGCCCATTTCAGTTCTTAAGATGTAATTTAGGGATTGCCCATTTAAGGTTTTCCAACTGACAGAGTAACTACTGGTACTACCGGCATAAGGGGCAATTTTGGCATCTTCCAATAAACGAATAATGCCCCAGACGCCACGATAATCACCATAAATACGTGTCCCTGTGTTGGTGGTGATCCAGCTGAGTGATGCACCAGAGGCAACCGTATCCGCTGGCCAAACAAAGCGTTGCCATTGCGGTTGTTGGTTATCGTAGATCAGTGATTGTCTATCAATCATTAAATGGGTTTGCATAATGTCGGGTGATGTACCTGGACGTAACTCAAAGTAAAGACGCGCCTCACCATTCGCAAAAACCACATCCCCTAGGTAGCTTAATTTATCTAAGGCTTTTAAGAACTCAGGGTTAAAGGTTAAGCCTTGTGTATTTGTGGTATCGGGTACCCAGTGTGTACCTTCTTTATGCAAAACACCGTTAAGATGAGTTTCAAGGAAGCGCTGAATACGACCATTATCAGGGCGTAGATATTGCGCCATTAACGGTAATGAGATTTCACTTTGCGTATTTTTGAGTGGATAGCGACCACCAAATGCCCTATTCCAGTCATTAACCACGGCATTTCGCCATTGAGTGTTGATACCTTGCGAAGTGGGCGCTAATAACTGTTGCCATGCTTGAGACATGGGCTGTACAAGCAATGTATCCCCAAAGCTATTCCACTCTTGCCCAAAGCTTGCTGCAATCAAACTGCCGTAATCTCGAGTTTCTGATAAATCGACGGTCTTTCCTTCAAAAACACTTCGAGCCAATGCTTGAGACATGGCTTGTGGATCAGGGGCATTAACAACTTGTTGAAGTTTTAAGCGAACTCGAGTCACGCGTGTGAGGTAGGCTTGCAGGCTTAACGCATCACTGTTTTGCGCTGAAGATTGAGGATCGGTAAAGGCCAGTATTGGCGCAAAAACAGGCTCTAGAGGGCCGGTAAATTCCGCTTTTTGACTAATAACCGGCTGTTGTTCTTTGTTTAATAAATCTTTGGCTGAGTTAACAAAGGAGTCCGCTAGTTTTTCTTGTTGGCGCCCCGTTTTACCTTGATAAGAAAGTGTATTCATTAAGGCAATAATGGGGGATTGTCTGACATCGCTCATTAAGGTGAGTTGATCAATAGTATCGGAGAGACTTTGTGTTTCTCGCCACTGTAAGCCATTGAGAAAGCTTAACCAACTGCCTGAAAAATCATTAAAATAGCGTTCTGTGAGATTTTGCTGGAGCTTTTCAGGTGAGATATCAATATCGGTCTCTTTTTGTGTGTCACTTAACACCCAATCTATTTCTTCTCGTCTTTCATGAACGGCTTTTTTAATCGCGGGTTCAATCGATTCTTCCCATGCTTTACGCGTAAAAATACCGGGTACGGTTTCAGTGGTACTGAGTAAGAAACTGACATCAGTATCACTGGTCATATCATCTAAGGTCATATCCGCAAAGTTATGCTGTGCTTGTTGTAAGATTTTTTGGTAAAGCGCAGATTCACCATTACGTTGACCAATTTGGCGAATAAGAATAGTTCGGCTTCCGGCAACTAACGTACGATTAGGCTTGATTGTCCATTCATGGTGATAAGGCAATTGAGAGGCATAGAAGGTTAATAATTCTGTTCCTAATGTTTGCCATTCCCCTTCTTTTAATCCGTTATAGTCAGGCCAAATACTTAATGCACTTTCAGTGAAGAATGCAGGGTCAATACGGGAAGGATCACCCATCATCAAATAGGCTTTTAAGGCTTGATATGCGGATTGAGCGCCTTCAATTCGTTCTGCACTTTCAGGTGGGAACTGCATAAACGCGTGAAGATAATTTTCAAGATGTTGTTGGGTTGAATCACGTAATAACGGCAACATGGATTGGCTATAAACCGGCCATAGATGACTAAGCAATGCGTGATTACTGCTTAATCCAAACCGTAACCAAAATGGGACAGAAGTTTTCTCTCGATAGCTTAATAAACCGAGTGTTTGTTGTAAGCCATATTGTGCCTGTAGGCGGGCAAATTCAGATTGATGATTGTCTGTTGCTAACTGCGCTTGTTGCTGACTTTGGGTAATTAATTGGCGATTCATAAAGTAAGAAACAACCATACCAACGCCCCAGAGTGTCATGGCGGTTGCAACGGTATATTGCAAAATACGTTTGGAATTTAAACCTAAAGGTGAGGCTTTTAACTGATAGGGCAGTTGTGAATTTGCTGTAATTAACGCTTTCCAATGGGGATTGGATGTCCACTGATTATTCTTTGATAAAGTTGCAGACACATTATCATAAATAGGTGTACTAAAGAGTACGCCAGCGAATGGCAATGAGCGATAACCCGATAAAAGTGGTGCTAAGTTATTGGCGAGCTTTTCACATCCTTCATGTTGAAGAAAACGCGCTAATGCTAGTAGGTAAGTTTGAGTTGGGTTATGCAAGACAGCGTGTGTGCCTTGTTCCATTAATGCGGGTAAAAGCGTTTTTAAGTCATTAGAAAGCATTTCAGATGTCGCTTTTAAAGGTGCTGAATAAAGAACTGTGGGCGCTTCATTTGTTGTTATTTCACCGTTATTGCTGATATTCCAAAGCCAAATGGGGGCTTGCCAGCGTAACTGACGAAATAGCTGGTGGAAATAACGGCTAGCGGTATCTGTATTGGTCGGATTTAAGTGATTAAATAAGGAATGACCCAGCGGTTGTTGCGATAAGTTATTTTCTGACACCCAAATAACCGCATCGAGCGGACGACGTCGGCGCAGTTGTTTTAAATCTTGGATTAAATTTTCATCAATACTTTGATGGATATCGCCACCATAGATAAGTAACGTTCCATTGTTTTCTTGCCAGATGTCCGTTGTTAGATTGGGAGCCAGTTTTTCGATAGAAGTCGAGGTGCCGATGAGGAGTATGCGTATTAAATTTTTTGAATTACGTTGACCATATTGTTTAAATATATCATCAATAAATGAATTATTTTGTTTGTTTATTTCTGGTAATATTTTTGTGTTATATAAGAAAGGTTTACTGAGTAATGGAATGACTTTTTTCCAACCATAAATAAAAAAAGGAAAAGCTAATAATAAAGCAGCCCAACTGGAAAAAGTAAAAAATACAATTTCTTTAGGTGAGTAGTCTGTTTCTAATATTTCATTACCAAAAAGATAATAAAGTATGCTTAACGTAAAAAGGGATATTGTAAGAACAACAGCATAAATAATAAATAAATCCCGAGTTGAAGAAAGCTTATCATTGATTTTCATCTTTGAGAATAACCCCTGCTATATATTGGTCGTTACAATATCCAGAAATCCATCCACAACTATTAACATCGTTATGCATGCAGTGTAGAGCAGCAAACGAAATAGCGATAAATGGTGATGAGCAAGTACTATCACCGAAGTAATCCTGTACAATATTGTCGGCTGAATAGAGTGATGTTGATAAAAAAGCATAAGATGCTTGAGTATTAATCGATATATTTATTTCTGGTAATTTCTCCATCCCTGAATATTTAATAATTTGAGACGCTAATTCATTAGCATTTTCATTATTTGATATTTCACAACGATGTAAATGATAGGCTTTTTTATCAGAAAGTATTGTCCATAAAAAACCAGTTTCACTTAATTTACCTGCATTGATATCATCAAAAATATTAGAACCGCCAACAAGGTTGTAATGTTCTGACTTATAATGAAGATAGTAGTTATCAATAATGATATCTAAAGAATCGATTGAATCGATAAATATGGTTTTTAATGGTGGTAATATATGATGATCTTTTAGATGCTCAATAAATTTATTTAGACTACCTTGACTACCTTTCCAGTAAACATTATCTATTTTGATATTATCAATATTGTTTTCTTCAGTATTTATAAAGTGATTAGCTAGTAATTTAGCAATCATTTCTTCTCTGTTTTTTTTATCTCCGATGAGTGCTGAACAGGGAATGCACTCTTGCTCCTCCTCTATTATAGAAGATGGAGGTATTGGTTTATCTTTTAAAGCCTGATGCCATTTATATTGGTTTTCACCCAAAGAGCCAATAACAACTGAATTTTTTATTGGTATTGAAGCACTATGGTATAACCACCATTTTTTACTGTCTTCATCAAATTGTTTTTTAAATAACTCATTGTTATGATTGTTTAATACTTTTAAAAATAAATAAATTAAAAATAAGAATGATGAAATAAAGATAGGAATGATAACACTAGAGATTAAAATAAAATATTTATTCTCTACTTTACTATTTGATAAAATAATATTAGTGAAAAAAAGAGAGAAACCAATAAATATCAATAACCACTTTAATAGTTTTTTCCAATTTATCGGTTTGTCTTGGGTAAACTCAGGGTAACGCGGAGGATATCTCACGATATATCTCCTGATCTTTTAGAGATAAAGTTAAAATAAATGGGATTAATGCTAATTTAAGCAATTGATAAGACTTTTTTAGTATCAATAACTTGAGTTAAACTATTTATAACACCTTCTGTTTTTTCAACAATAGATTGAGCTATGGCAATTGATTGTACAGGGCCCGCATTTTTAGTAGGTTTAACATCTTCAGGATTAAGGGGAAGTGCTAATCCTGTTATTGCATTTACTACTTCATATTCCATTGACATAACGCCTAATGTACCTGCAAAAGCACCTAGTGCATTTTTAATGTTTTTTTGCCTCACTACATACGCCATACCACCAATAAATGTGGCTATACCAATTAATTTTCCCGCTATTGCGACAGGTGATAAAAATTTATTTGTTTCACTATCAGCATAGATCATTCTATAACTAAAATAGCTTGCCCAAGGTTCTCTAGATTGTAATGCATCATGCATAAACCAAGCACGAGAATCATGAAATTGGTTATCAAATAAATCTCTTGTTAATAATGCATCAGGATCAGGAGTGTTATTTTCTTTAAATAAAGGAAATCCATAACCTTTTTTATAAATATCATCACCACTTTGTTTCATATGAAAATATTCAGCTTTCTCATCGTCAGTATTTACTAAGCACATTATATTAGTTAATAAATTATCGACAGAAAACTGTTTCCAATTTCTGACTTCTCTTCGTTCATCGTAATAGTCCGCTTTAAATTCTTCAGCACCTTCTCTTAATTGTGTTTTACCTAGCATGGGCTCATAAATACGAGGCCCCATAAGATCTCCTGGTGAAATGGTATCTGTACCTTGTTTTATTTTTTCTTTCTGTTGTTCTTCTATCTTCTCTTTAGTTTTCTCCCATTTTTCTTTATCTTCTTTGATCTTTTCAGTGCCATGCTGTAATGCATTTTTATAAAAATCTTGATTAAAAAGATTCATATCGGCATATCTATCGATACGCCAAGCTGTCATCCATGCCATTTGTTTTTCGACGACTTTTTCTAATGTTGTATTTGCACGGCAAGCATTGAAAGTTTCCGAAAAATGAGTAGTAGTCACTTGAGGTAATTCTAAAGTAATTTTTCGCCATGCGTTAAAGCGTTGAATTAGAATTGGGTTGATTTCAAAAAGTTCATAGATCTTTCTTGTAATACTATTACACATTATTTTCCCATTACTATTTTTAGGTGAGATACCAGTAATATTTAATGGGGCTCCTATTAGAAATGCTGAAAGATAAAGATCATGTAAGACAATTTGTGAAGCTAACATTGAAGGATCATTAAAGGCTTTTCCTTGATCTCCTACCAAATATCCCCCTCCAATATCGGAGTGAACACCGGGATAAACCACTTCTTCAATATCGGATATTTTGGGATAACGGCCATAATTATTACCATTAATATTTTTATTATTCACAGATGTATCTGCTTTATTTTTTTCATTCTCCCAATCTGAAGGCCGTCTTACTGTATCTAGAGGAAAACAGAAACGTTGCTCATGAGCAGAAACAAAATGGCGACAGCACTTAATAAAGTTAGGAAAGATTTTTTCACTGGGGAGTTGTTGAGTGCCATTTGCCCAATCCATATGACCTGAAAAGAAAGGTGCTAAATGCACTATACCCACAGAGGGCACCGTATCCAAAATACCAATAAATTCAACTTTTACATTAATACCACATAATTGCTGAGCGGGTTTATCAGCGCCTTCAGGGGTATCGAATAACTGTGTTACCCAATTAACAAAGGTTCTTGCTTCCGCCGCGCCACGTGAGAAACCGTAAACATAAAGTTTAATCGTTAAAGTTTTAGGTTTAAGTTGCAATCCTTCAATAATCTCTTTTTTATTAATTAGAGAATGGATAACCGCACGGCGACGATCTTTACCACTAATAGGGAGATATGTTGGAGTTGCCATATCTTTTAAGTAGATACGTAATTGAGTAAGTGTTAGCTCATCTAAGTTAGATGAAATGATTAATGTATTGGCTAACATTAATAATGCCCAATTAATACGATTTTCTCCCCCTGTTGCAAATATTAAGCCCATATTAGTAAAATTATATTCTGCTATTTCAGGGAAGGCAGTACCAACACCGGGCATATAATATTTAAAATATTCTCTTTGTTTTTTATCTGGGTTATTTTCATCTTCATACGTTGTTTCAAATAATCGCGTAATATTGGTGGCGGTTTTAGGCTCAGCCGCCATATCTTTTTCTCGATTATTATTGGTGCCATCAAAAAAGAAACTAATATGTAAATTTCGACAGCAGTTATTTTTTACACTAGCAAGGCTAGAGTTATGATTTCGTTTCTCTTCTTCTCGTGTTTTATAATTATTCTCTATTTGTTGCTGAGTTAATTCTAGTCGCCCATCATCTGGGAAATGATTAGGTACCCAAACTGGTTCTGCTTTTATTTCTTCAAACATACGGTGGGCTCCTTCATATTATGAGGTTCATTAATTGGGTATTCAGGATGACCATATCCTTTACAAGAGGTAGTGATTTTCACTTCATTACAAGGTAAGAAATGCACTTTGACGCTACAAGGTTCATCATATTGTGGGATTGGCACCCAAGTTTCGTGACTGGAGGTATTGTCGCGGAGTTGTTGTTTCCAGTGTTTATAGGCTTCTACTTGGCTAAATTTTGGAGGTGGTGGAAATTTGCTGGTATCGACAGTTTCCCATCGAATATGTGCGGTTAAATTAGGGCGCCATTTTTCGGGGATCATCACACAACAGACGGTTCCGCCAATACTGCCGTAACCCCCATTAATTGAAAAACCTGAAATTTCAAATTGAGTGTGGTTATAGCCTTGAAGTCCTGCTCCCAAGAGGGAGTTTTCTGGTTTTGTGCCCCAAGAGCCCGCATTAGCACAACCGGAAAGTAACAGAGAAATGATCAAGAGCATGGCAAGCTTAGGGTAAGTTTGCCAAAAGGTTATTTTTGGGGACATACGGTGGGCTCCTTCGTATTATGGGGTTCATTAATCGGGTATTCAGGATCACCATAGCTATAGCAAGAAGTGGTAATTTTCACCTCATTACAAGGTAAAAAATGAACATCGACACCACACACTTCTTTATCATATTGTGGGATTGGAACCCAAGCTTCGTGATAGGTCGTATAGCGGTCTAATTCTTTTTCCCAGTGATTATAGGCTTCGACTTGATCAAAATCAGGAGCAAGAGGTATTTTGCTTTTATCGAGTTTCTCCCACTTTATGTGAGCGATTAAATTAGGACGCCATTTTTCGGGGAGCATCACACAACAGACCGTACCGCCAATACTGCCATACCCTTTATTAATCGAAAAACCGGTAATACTGTATTGAGTGTGGTTATAGCCTTGAAGTCCTGCTCCCAAGAGGGAGTTTTCTGGTTTTGCGCCCCAAGAGCCCGCATTAGCACAACCGGAAAGTAACAGAGAAATGATCAAGAGCGTGGCAAGTTTAGGGTAAGTTTGCCAAATGGTTATTTTTGAGGACATACGGTGGGCTCCTTCATATTATGGGGTTCATTAATTGGGTATTCAGGATGACCATATCCTTTACAAGAGGTAGTGATTTTCACTTCATTACAAGGTAAGAAATGCACTTTGACGCTACAAGGTTCATCATATTGTGGGATAGGCACCCAAGCTTCATGACTGGAGGTATTATCGCGTAACTCTTGTTTCCAACGTTGATAAGCTTCTACTTGACTAAATTTAGGGGCAGGAGAGAGTTTATTTTTATCCACTTTATTCCATTGAATATGCGCGACTAAATTAGGACGCCATTTTTCGGGGATCATCACACAACAGACCGTGCCGCCAATACTGCCATAACCTTCATTAATCGAAAAACCGGTAATACTGTATTGAGTGTGGTTATAGCCTTGAAGACCTGCTCCCAAGAGGGCGTTTTCTGGTTTTGTGCCCCAAGAGCCCGCATTGGCACAACCGGAAAGTAACAGAGAAATGATCAAGAGCGTGGCAAGTTTAGGGTAAGTTTGCCAAATGGTTATTTTTGAGGACACACGGTGGGCTCCTTCATATTATGAGGCTCATTAATTGGGTATTCAGGATGACCATATCCTTTACAAGAGGTAGTGATTTTCACCTCATTACAAGGTAAGAAATGCACTTTGACACTACAAGGTTCATCATATTGTGGGATTGGCACCCAAGCTTCGTGATAGGTCGTATAGCGGTCTAATTCTTTTTCCCAGTGATTATAGGCTTCGACTTGATCAAAATCAGGAGCAAGAGGTATTTTGCTCTTATCGAGTTTCTCCCACTTTATGTGAGCGATTAAATTAGGGCGCCATTTTTCGGGGATCATCACACAACAGACGGTTCCGCCAATACTGCCATAACCTTCATTAATCGAAAAACCGGTAATACTGTATTGAGTGTGGTTATAGCCTTGAAGTCCTGCTCCCAAGAGGGCGTTTTCTGGTTTTGCGCCCCAAGAGCCCGCATTGGCACAACCGGAAAGTAACAGAGAAATGATCAAGAGCGTGGCAAGTTTAGGGTAAGTTTGCCAAATGGTTATTTTTGAGGACATACGGTGGGCTCCTTCATATTATGGGGTTCATTAATCGGGTATTCAGGATCACCATAGCTATAGCAAGAAGTGGTAATTTTCACCTCATTACAAGGTAAAAAATGAACATCGACACCACACACTTCTTTATCATATTGTGGGATGGGCACCCAAGCTTCATGACTGGAGGTATTATCGCGGAGTTGTTGCTCCCAGCGATTATAGGCTTCGACTTGGTCAAAATCAGGTGCTGGTGGAAATTTGCTGGTATCGACTTTTTTCCATCGAATATGTGCGGTTAAATTAGGGCGCCATTTTTCGGGGATCATCACACAACAGACGGTTCCGCCAATACTGCCGTAACCCCCATTAATTGAAAAACCTGAAATTTCAAATTGAGTATGGTTATAGCCTTGAAGCCCGGCTCCCAAGAGGGAGTTTTCTGGTTTTGCACCCCAAGAGCCCGCATTAGCACAACCGGAAAGTAACAGAGAAGAGGCGAGAACTAATAATATTATTTTTAATTTAATCATTTTATCCACTTTATTTTTATAAAATAAGAATGACATATAAATAATTAATTTATGATTTGATACTTATATTAGAAAGTGAACTTACTAAAGTACAACCACAAGCACAATGGTGCCCTTCTAATGCAACTGCTCTTTTATTTATTGTTGAATTTTTTGCGCCTTCAATAATTCTATTTTCACCATGCTTATTACAAATAACCTTATCGCCAACACAAGCAACAGACTTTCCATATGCTAAATAGCTTCCTGTAATCACTTTTCCACCATAAGGATTTAAAGTATCTCCGACTCTAATTATTTTTTTCATTTTATGTTCTTTTTAAGCGTGAATTTTAAAAATAGTAATCTGAGTGGGTTAATTATTAGAATAGTATTTGCGAACATATTCTTCTATTGTACCCAAATGGTCACTATTATTGGCTTGAATAGCAAGAGCATATAGATGGTTGAAATTTTCTTCTTGAGTTATCGATGTGTTATTAAATTCAGAATATGCTCTTAATTCCTCTGCATCACTTATACAGCCAATTTTATTAATTTGTTCATCGTTAAATTGCATTGTTGGAAAAGACTTATCTTCAATCTCTGGATGATAACTCCCTAATAACCAACTCATATCATTGTCTCTATCTAGCCAGCCCCAAATAAAAGTAATATCAGTGAATCTTTTTTTTTGCTCAGGTGTGAGAATATCTTTTACTAGTGTCGGAAATACCCGTGTATCATAAAAGCGAAGTAAGCAAGATTTAAAGCCCCATTCAATTTCTGCAAGAGAAAGTAGAAATGTAGATAACATATTAAATGGAAGAGGGGATGATGTTATTAATAATCGAGGCTCTGAATAAAGTAATTCAAATAGCTCTTCTAATAAGATTAAATGTGTACTTTTATTCCACTCAATACGAATAAGTAGAGGAGCTTGTTCTAAAAAACCTTCTTCCGGCATATTAGTGAAAAGAGAAAACCATCTAATATCATTATCCATCTTGATTAAAGCTGGAACGATGGGATTTTCTAACCCAGCTTGGTCAATAACAATATCGAGATAATCTAGATGTGTTTTTTCTGAGATCAATTTTAATTGTTTTATCCATTGATCCGTTATTTCTTTTGATGGGGATTGTAATGTATTATTCACGGATAGCGACTCCCATAGCATTTTCTTGGGCTTTCTTTAAACACTCTTTACAAACAGATTGAGGAAGGTCTG containing:
- the tssA gene encoding type VI secretion system protein TssA → MSLLDTLISSCFADDKNKVQQLAQQQISLWDRWLLPITPNQPVGDDPSYEDDFERMKEEVNKLSGADTELICLLAENLLLNSCKDVRVVTYYIWARLHKEGEHGLADSLGLLSGLLIRYHDTLLPSRATSRKSALEWLSGQRVLDSLSLYPEVDRHEFSRIIALLATIETELETWSEAERPQLAGLHQALEKRLAQSGGTSSLVPQNISRNESTYSPSSTPSSLSQSTPIETIQSGRELLDQSKMLANYLRNQPSGWLAGHRLMKVVRWDTLHQLPPQDQQGCTRLSPPRTDARAQLKRLYLQQSWGELAEQADKLFAEGVNHFWLDVQWYLYQALSKSPAPWNAWSDIIKNDLKQFLIRLPDLEKLSWEDGTPFADEVTLSWIKQHVMEENFDAMQGLSNSYSHQSEDEPILALETEAITQADNEGIEVALRWLQHRPDISTSRQKWLLNLVMARVAEQFARHDLALNLLRELDKKALSMSLTQWEPNYIFEVKARQLHLYRAKIQRNTSDKSHIEQQMELLLSELTVIDPVRSAILYS
- a CDS encoding ImcF-related family protein, whose translation is MKINDKLSSTRDLFIIYAVVLTISLFTLSILYYLFGNEILETDYSPKEIVFFTFSSWAALLLAFPFFIYGWKKVIPLLSKPFLYNTKILPEINKQNNSFIDDIFKQYGQRNSKNLIRILLIGTSTSIEKLAPNLTTDIWQENNGTLLIYGGDIHQSIDENLIQDLKQLRRRRPLDAVIWVSENNLSQQPLGHSLFNHLNPTNTDTASRYFHQLFRQLRWQAPIWLWNISNNGEITTNEAPTVLYSAPLKATSEMLSNDLKTLLPALMEQGTHAVLHNPTQTYLLALARFLQHEGCEKLANNLAPLLSGYRSLPFAGVLFSTPIYDNVSATLSKNNQWTSNPHWKALITANSQLPYQLKASPLGLNSKRILQYTVATAMTLWGVGMVVSYFMNRQLITQSQQQAQLATDNHQSEFARLQAQYGLQQTLGLLSYREKTSVPFWLRFGLSSNHALLSHLWPVYSQSMLPLLRDSTQQHLENYLHAFMQFPPESAERIEGAQSAYQALKAYLMMGDPSRIDPAFFTESALSIWPDYNGLKEGEWQTLGTELLTFYASQLPYHHEWTIKPNRTLVAGSRTILIRQIGQRNGESALYQKILQQAQHNFADMTLDDMTSDTDVSFLLSTTETVPGIFTRKAWEESIEPAIKKAVHERREEIDWVLSDTQKETDIDISPEKLQQNLTERYFNDFSGSWLSFLNGLQWRETQSLSDTIDQLTLMSDVRQSPIIALMNTLSYQGKTGRQQEKLADSFVNSAKDLLNKEQQPVISQKAEFTGPLEPVFAPILAFTDPQSSAQNSDALSLQAYLTRVTRVRLKLQQVVNAPDPQAMSQALARSVFEGKTVDLSETRDYGSLIAASFGQEWNSFGDTLLVQPMSQAWQQLLAPTSQGINTQWRNAVVNDWNRAFGGRYPLKNTQSEISLPLMAQYLRPDNGRIQRFLETHLNGVLHKEGTHWVPDTTNTQGLTFNPEFLKALDKLSYLGDVVFANGEARLYFELRPGTSPDIMQTHLMIDRQSLIYDNQQPQWQRFVWPADTVASGASLSWITTNTGTRIYGDYRGVWGIIRLLEDAKIAPYAGSTSSYSVSWKTLNGQSLNYILRTEMGEGPIALLQLRNFVLPEKIFLD
- a CDS encoding DUF3304 domain-containing protein is translated as MSSKITIWQTYPKLATLLIISLLLSGCANAGSWGAKPENSLLGAGLQGYNHTQYSITGFSINKGYGSIGGTVCCVMLPEKWRPNLIAHIKWEKLDKSKIPLAPDFDQVEAYNHWEKELDRYTTYHEAWVPIPQYDKEVCGVDVHFLPCNEVKITTSCYSYGDPEYPINEPHNTKEPTVCPQK
- a CDS encoding DUF2235 domain-containing protein, which encodes MFEEIKAEPVWVPNHFPDDGRLELTQQQIENNYKTREEEKRNHNSSLASVKNNCCRNLHISFFFDGTNNNREKDMAAEPKTATNITRLFETTYEDENNPDKKQREYFKYYMPGVGTAFPEIAEYNFTNMGLIFATGGENRINWALLMLANTLIISSNLDELTLTQLRIYLKDMATPTYLPISGKDRRRAVIHSLINKKEIIEGLQLKPKTLTIKLYVYGFSRGAAEARTFVNWVTQLFDTPEGADKPAQQLCGINVKVEFIGILDTVPSVGIVHLAPFFSGHMDWANGTQQLPSEKIFPNFIKCCRHFVSAHEQRFCFPLDTVRRPSDWENEKNKADTSVNNKNINGNNYGRYPKISDIEEVVYPGVHSDIGGGYLVGDQGKAFNDPSMLASQIVLHDLYLSAFLIGAPLNITGISPKNSNGKIMCNSITRKIYELFEINPILIQRFNAWRKITLELPQVTTTHFSETFNACRANTTLEKVVEKQMAWMTAWRIDRYADMNLFNQDFYKNALQHGTEKIKEDKEKWEKTKEKIEEQQKEKIKQGTDTISPGDLMGPRIYEPMLGKTQLREGAEEFKADYYDERREVRNWKQFSVDNLLTNIMCLVNTDDEKAEYFHMKQSGDDIYKKGYGFPLFKENNTPDPDALLTRDLFDNQFHDSRAWFMHDALQSREPWASYFSYRMIYADSETNKFLSPVAIAGKLIGIATFIGGMAYVVRQKNIKNALGAFAGTLGVMSMEYEVVNAITGLALPLNPEDVKPTKNAGPVQSIAIAQSIVEKTEGVINSLTQVIDTKKVLSIA
- a CDS encoding DUF3304 domain-containing protein; the encoded protein is MSPKITFWQTYPKLAMLLIISLLLSGCANAGSWGTKPENSLLGAGLQGYNHTQFEISGFSINGGYGSIGGTVCCVMIPEKWRPNLTAHIRWETVDTSKFPPPPKFSQVEAYKHWKQQLRDNTSSHETWVPIPQYDEPCSVKVHFLPCNEVKITTSCKGYGHPEYPINEPHNMKEPTVCLKK